The proteins below are encoded in one region of Williamsoniiplasma luminosum:
- the rpsE gene encoding 30S ribosomal protein S5, which yields MTNEKNVNQVEAGTTAATEENKPTQAKKFERKFNNSKPSNRDKSKDQNKDGKDNRGRGPRRPAPIKDDFEEKVVTIRRVTKVTKGGRHFRFAAVVVVGNKKGQVGLGTGKANEVPDAIKKAIKEARKNLVTISLRGTTVPHDILGKFGAGTVLIKPAKQGTGIIAGGPSRAVIELAGIEDIYAKSLGSNNPINMIRATLDGLMNMQTITKVQELRFGRVKPTPVAPIKTHVKPQPIKIEETK from the coding sequence ATGACAAATGAAAAGAATGTAAACCAAGTTGAAGCAGGAACAACTGCTGCAACTGAAGAAAACAAACCAACTCAAGCAAAAAAATTTGAACGAAAATTCAATAACTCTAAACCATCAAATAGAGATAAATCAAAAGATCAAAACAAAGACGGAAAAGACAATCGTGGTCGTGGACCAAGAAGACCTGCCCCAATCAAAGATGACTTCGAAGAAAAAGTTGTAACAATTCGCCGTGTAACTAAAGTTACAAAAGGTGGACGTCACTTCCGATTCGCAGCAGTTGTTGTTGTTGGAAACAAAAAAGGTCAAGTTGGATTAGGAACTGGGAAAGCAAACGAAGTCCCTGATGCAATTAAAAAAGCAATCAAAGAAGCTCGTAAAAACCTAGTTACAATCTCATTGCGTGGAACAACAGTTCCTCACGATATTCTTGGAAAATTTGGAGCTGGAACAGTGTTAATCAAACCAGCAAAACAAGGAACTGGAATTATTGCCGGAGGACCTAGTCGTGCGGTGATTGAATTAGCAGGAATTGAAGATATTTATGCTAAATCATTAGGAAGCAATAACCCAATCAACATGATTCGTGCAACATTAGATGGTTTGATGAATATGCAAACAATTACTAAAGTGCAAGAATTAAGATTCGGAAGAGTAAAACCAACCCCAGTTGCTCCAATTAAAACCCATGTTAAACCTCAACCAATTAAAATAGAAGAAACAAAATAG
- the rplO gene encoding 50S ribosomal protein L15: MKLNELKYTPGSKTSKTIIGRGMASGKGKTSTRGHKGQNSRSGGGVRPGFEGGQTPLFRRLPKIGFTSPNQKEYVLINLEQLEKLGLTDVNHKTLIEKGVLRNEKQLVKILGNGTLTLKVNLIVNKISQSAKQAVEANGGKVELI, encoded by the coding sequence ATGAAATTAAATGAATTAAAATATACACCAGGAAGTAAAACTTCTAAAACTATTATTGGTCGTGGAATGGCTTCTGGAAAAGGAAAAACATCAACACGTGGACACAAAGGACAAAACTCACGTTCAGGTGGTGGTGTAAGACCTGGTTTTGAAGGGGGACAAACTCCTTTATTTAGAAGATTACCAAAAATTGGGTTTACTTCACCAAACCAAAAAGAATACGTTTTAATCAACCTAGAACAATTAGAAAAATTAGGATTAACTGATGTTAATCACAAAACTTTAATTGAAAAAGGCGTGCTTCGTAATGAAAAACAACTAGTGAAAATTTTAGGAAACGGAACATTAACTTTAAAAGTTAATTTAATCGTTAACAAAATTTCACAATCTGCAAAACAAGCTGTTGAAGCCAACGGTGGAAAAGTAGAATTGATCTAA
- a CDS encoding S66 family peptidase — MKVGIFTSSTPIGAISPNRAQRAIEFLKSKGHEIVLGEMFYQNDFYRTGTILERANEINELAKEKIDLLLSSIGGNNTSSILPYLNYELINQNVKTVCGFSDSTALLSAIINKCPDVEVFYGPALFPNFGEFEQDSREISYNSLFNYPHQISYEDFIYDSEENWEHYEQSRQLKSLVWKSKNINKDTTLISGVVKGGNLSTLSGIWGSEYAPIFNQGDILFIEDEDKNIATMERLFNLLKLNKTFDHLNAIILGTHKNFDDQKTGKQPIDVLLEVLNGQNIPILYDVNISHDKPMLAIRLNSLITIDFVQNKIINKWI, encoded by the coding sequence ATGAAAGTTGGAATTTTTACATCATCAACACCAATTGGGGCTATTTCACCAAATAGAGCCCAAAGAGCGATTGAATTTTTAAAGTCAAAAGGACATGAAATAGTTTTAGGGGAAATGTTTTACCAAAATGATTTTTATCGCACAGGAACTATTTTAGAACGTGCTAATGAAATCAACGAGTTAGCCAAAGAAAAAATCGATTTACTTTTATCATCGATTGGTGGTAATAACACAAGTTCTATTTTGCCTTATTTAAATTATGAATTGATTAATCAGAACGTCAAAACAGTTTGTGGTTTTTCAGATTCAACAGCCTTGTTATCAGCAATTATTAATAAATGTCCTGATGTCGAAGTTTTTTATGGACCAGCTTTATTTCCAAATTTTGGTGAATTTGAACAAGATTCAAGAGAAATATCTTACAACTCATTATTTAATTATCCTCATCAAATAAGTTATGAAGATTTTATTTATGATAGCGAAGAAAATTGAGAGCATTACGAACAATCAAGACAATTAAAATCACTTGTCTGAAAATCCAAAAATATAAACAAAGACACCACTTTAATTTCAGGTGTTGTGAAAGGTGGTAACTTATCAACATTGTCTGGTATTTGAGGTAGCGAATATGCTCCCATTTTCAACCAAGGTGATATTTTATTTATCGAAGATGAAGATAAAAATATCGCGACGATGGAACGCTTATTTAACCTTTTAAAACTTAATAAAACGTTTGATCATTTGAATGCGATTATTTTAGGAACACACAAAAATTTTGATGATCAAAAAACAGGCAAACAACCAATTGATGTTTTATTAGAAGTTTTGAATGGCCAAAATATTCCCATTTTATATGATGTAAATATTAGTCATGATAAACCAATGCTCGCGATTAGATTAAATAGTTTAATTACTATTGATTTTGTGCAAAACAAAATCATCAATAAGTGGATCTAA
- the secY gene encoding preprotein translocase subunit SecY, with translation MFRKRGSVLIKKQTKTKKIKITKKTNVRNSPEFVKSNNFFIKNKDLVFRILFTLAILVLIRLGSFLTVPGIQLTSDYQDKVQDIQFFQLLATLGGGSIGKFSILALGVSPYITASIIVQLLSTDVVPVLTRWTKSGERGRKKLDKLTKFIMVPFAIMQGEATIFTMQAQGIINPKWSENVQSITGVGPEVFYYILVPLIMLGGSFFMLWLADQITIKGVGNGISIIIFLGIISTMPGNFKATFEIWNKDTSEQASIFFVGLIKFIIYILAFLLVIFFVVLMNEAERKIPIQQTGAGLVDSKDHTPYLPLKINNAGVIPVIFSSAIISTPVTIAEIIKATSPSNGFVLFTQNYLSFGTWWGIGIYATLTILFTFLYAQVQINPEKVAENFKKSGTFIPGIKPGKDTEQYLAGVIFRLSILGAFFLAGIAILPYVISKLTGLPSNLAIGGTGLIIVISVAIQTTQQLRGRIIQQKLIDKKFEKFTDETLEETHIW, from the coding sequence TTATTTAGAAAGCGAGGAAGTGTTTTGATTAAAAAACAAACAAAGACAAAGAAGATAAAAATAACAAAAAAGACAAATGTAAGAAATAGTCCTGAATTTGTTAAAAGTAATAATTTCTTTATCAAGAACAAAGATTTAGTTTTTCGTATTCTATTCACCCTTGCTATTTTAGTTTTAATTAGATTAGGTTCTTTTTTAACAGTGCCTGGAATTCAACTAACAAGTGATTATCAAGACAAAGTTCAAGATATTCAATTTTTCCAATTATTAGCCACTCTTGGAGGGGGAAGTATTGGGAAGTTTTCAATTCTGGCATTAGGAGTTTCTCCATATATTACTGCCTCAATTATTGTCCAATTGCTTTCAACTGATGTTGTCCCTGTGCTAACTCGTTGAACCAAATCTGGAGAACGTGGTCGTAAAAAATTAGATAAATTAACTAAATTTATTATGGTCCCATTTGCAATTATGCAAGGAGAAGCAACAATTTTTACCATGCAAGCGCAAGGAATTATTAATCCTAAATGAAGTGAAAATGTTCAATCAATCACTGGTGTTGGACCAGAAGTTTTCTACTATATCTTAGTACCATTGATCATGCTTGGTGGCAGTTTCTTCATGTTATGATTAGCTGACCAAATCACAATTAAAGGTGTTGGAAATGGAATTTCAATTATTATTTTCTTAGGAATTATTTCAACAATGCCTGGAAACTTTAAAGCAACTTTTGAAATTTGAAACAAAGACACAAGTGAACAAGCATCAATCTTCTTTGTCGGCTTGATTAAATTCATCATCTATATCTTAGCTTTCTTATTAGTGATTTTCTTCGTTGTTTTGATGAATGAAGCGGAACGAAAAATTCCAATTCAACAAACTGGAGCTGGTTTAGTTGATTCAAAAGATCACACCCCATATCTGCCGTTAAAAATTAATAATGCCGGAGTTATTCCAGTTATTTTCTCATCAGCGATTATTTCCACCCCAGTCACAATTGCTGAAATTATTAAAGCCACAAGTCCAAGTAATGGCTTTGTGCTCTTCACGCAAAACTACCTGTCATTTGGAACTTGGTGAGGAATCGGAATTTATGCAACCTTGACCATTTTATTTACATTCTTATATGCTCAAGTCCAAATTAATCCCGAAAAAGTTGCTGAAAACTTTAAAAAATCAGGAACATTTATTCCAGGAATCAAACCTGGAAAAGATACTGAACAATATTTAGCCGGAGTTATTTTTAGATTATCAATTTTAGGAGCATTCTTCTTAGCAGGAATCGCCATCCTACCATATGTAATTTCAAAATTAACAGGACTACCATCAAATCTGGCGATTGGTGGAACTGGACTGATTATTGTGATCTCTGTAGCTATTCAAACGACCCAACAATTACGTGGTCGAATCATTCAACAAAAATTGATTGACAAAAAATTTGAAAAATTTACAGATGAAACATTAGAAGAAACACACATTTGATAA
- a CDS encoding adenylate kinase — MNIILLGAPGSGKGTLAEQLVEHKGMQQFSTGDIFRKNIAEKTSLGVEAAKYMNQGKLVPDEITNGMVKHALKGRHNNLIFDGYPRTLEQAQTLEKILKEVGSQIDHVIYLDVDQAILLERLSGRLVCPECKRSYHLKNRPPAFAGICDFDGSALEVRPDDQIDKIKIRLEAYETQTAPLIDYYKKNEIVVHLNAHDLAIDEVYKQVIEGLGI, encoded by the coding sequence ATGAACATTATACTATTAGGAGCACCGGGTTCTGGTAAAGGAACTTTGGCTGAACAATTAGTCGAACATAAAGGGATGCAACAATTTTCAACTGGAGATATTTTTAGAAAAAATATTGCTGAAAAAACTTCTTTAGGAGTTGAAGCTGCTAAATACATGAACCAAGGAAAATTAGTCCCTGACGAAATTACAAATGGGATGGTCAAACATGCTTTAAAAGGTCGTCATAATAATTTAATTTTTGATGGTTACCCAAGAACACTTGAACAAGCTCAAACACTTGAAAAGATCTTAAAAGAAGTTGGTTCTCAAATTGATCACGTTATTTATTTGGATGTTGACCAAGCAATTCTATTAGAACGTTTATCAGGGCGCTTAGTTTGTCCTGAATGTAAACGTAGTTACCATCTGAAAAATCGCCCACCAGCGTTCGCTGGAATTTGTGATTTTGATGGTTCAGCTTTAGAAGTGCGCCCAGATGACCAAATTGATAAAATTAAAATCAGATTAGAAGCATATGAAACTCAAACAGCACCACTAATTGATTACTATAAAAAAAATGAAATTGTTGTGCATTTAAATGCCCACGATCTTGCCATTGATGAAGTTTATAAACAAGTAATTGAAGGGTTGGGAATCTAA
- the map gene encoding type I methionyl aminopeptidase: MVTIKNTSEIAKMRIAGQVLAQAIEMLKSMLKPGVNCLDLDQAFADFIKAKDCTSNFLGYYGYPKNICISINDQLIHGIPQDRIIESGDIVSVDSGCVYQGYHADSAFTMQVGTPKAQKNAILIWATEKSLDLVIQMLKPGVRIGDIGSTIQTYIEGFGFHLPRDYTGHGIGTAMHEDPYIPNYGTPGTGLRLQQGMVIAVEPMVQIGTNKTIVADDKWTVFSADHSMTAHFEHTILITSDGCEVLTKLER, from the coding sequence ATGGTGACAATTAAAAATACAAGTGAAATTGCAAAAATGCGCATTGCTGGACAAGTTTTAGCACAAGCAATTGAGATGTTAAAATCAATGCTAAAACCAGGGGTAAATTGTTTGGATTTAGACCAAGCATTTGCCGACTTTATTAAAGCCAAAGATTGCACATCTAATTTTTTAGGGTATTACGGATACCCTAAAAATATTTGTATTTCAATCAATGATCAATTGATTCATGGTATTCCTCAAGATCGTATTATTGAAAGTGGAGATATCGTTTCTGTTGACTCTGGTTGTGTTTATCAAGGTTATCATGCAGATTCCGCTTTTACAATGCAAGTTGGAACACCAAAAGCACAAAAAAATGCTATACTTATATGGGCGACTGAAAAATCTCTAGATTTAGTGATTCAAATGCTGAAACCAGGAGTAAGAATTGGGGACATTGGGTCAACAATTCAAACTTATATTGAAGGATTTGGGTTTCATCTTCCAAGAGATTATACTGGGCATGGAATCGGAACTGCAATGCATGAAGATCCATACATTCCAAATTATGGAACACCAGGAACAGGACTACGTTTACAACAAGGAATGGTTATTGCCGTTGAACCAATGGTTCAAATTGGTACTAATAAAACAATTGTTGCAGATGACAAATGAACTGTTTTTTCAGCCGACCACAGTATGACTGCACATTTTGAACATACCATTTTGATTACATCAGATGGTTGTGAAGTGCTAACAAAATTAGAAAGGTAG
- the infA gene encoding translation initiation factor IF-1 has translation MAKENLLEVDGVVVEVLPNAVFKVKLENDIIINAHVSGKIRMHYIRILPGDRVKVAISPYDMTRGRITFRFK, from the coding sequence ATGGCAAAAGAAAACTTATTAGAAGTCGATGGTGTAGTTGTTGAAGTACTACCCAATGCAGTTTTTAAAGTGAAATTAGAAAACGACATTATCATCAACGCCCACGTGTCAGGTAAAATCCGTATGCATTACATTCGCATTTTACCTGGAGATAGAGTTAAAGTCGCAATTTCACCATACGACATGACACGTGGAAGAATTACATTTAGATTTAAATAG
- the rpmJ gene encoding 50S ribosomal protein L36 — translation MKVRSSVKKICDSCRVIRRKGRVMIICSNPKHKQRQG, via the coding sequence ATGAAAGTTAGATCATCAGTGAAAAAAATATGCGACAGCTGTCGTGTGATTAGACGTAAAGGCCGCGTAATGATTATTTGTTCAAACCCAAAACATAAACAACGTCAAGGTTAA
- the rpsM gene encoding 30S ribosomal protein S13, protein MARINGVEIPNDKRVVIALTYIYGVGLSKSQEILAKTKISEDVRVKELTEDQIKTISSELSSIKTEGELRREKGLNIKRLMENGSYRGLRHRKGLPARGQSSKTNARTVKGPRKTVANKKK, encoded by the coding sequence ATGGCTCGTATAAATGGAGTTGAAATCCCAAATGATAAGAGAGTTGTGATTGCGTTAACATACATTTACGGTGTAGGGTTATCAAAATCTCAAGAAATCTTAGCTAAAACAAAGATTAGTGAAGATGTTCGTGTTAAAGAGTTAACAGAAGATCAAATCAAAACAATTTCTTCAGAATTATCATCAATTAAGACTGAAGGGGAATTAAGAAGAGAAAAAGGATTAAACATTAAACGTTTAATGGAAAATGGAAGCTATAGAGGTTTACGTCACCGTAAAGGTCTACCAGCTCGTGGTCAATCTTCAAAAACAAATGCAAGAACAGTTAAAGGACCAAGAAAAACTGTTGCTAATAAGAAAAAATAG
- the rpsK gene encoding 30S ribosomal protein S11, whose product MKVAKQQKSQGKKKIKKNIPKGIAHIHSTFNNTIVTIGDEKGNVLSWSSAGALGFKGSKKSTPYAAQLISEAAAKGAMDQGMKTISVEVKGPGPGRDAAVRSLQAAGLEITSIKDTTPIPHNGVRPPKRPRG is encoded by the coding sequence ATGAAAGTGGCTAAACAACAAAAATCACAAGGTAAGAAAAAAATCAAAAAAAATATACCAAAAGGAATCGCTCATATTCACTCAACTTTTAACAACACAATTGTTACAATTGGAGATGAAAAAGGGAATGTATTATCATGATCTAGTGCTGGAGCTTTAGGCTTTAAAGGTTCTAAAAAATCAACTCCTTATGCTGCTCAATTAATTTCAGAAGCAGCCGCTAAAGGGGCAATGGATCAAGGAATGAAAACAATTAGTGTTGAAGTAAAAGGTCCAGGACCTGGTCGTGATGCAGCTGTTAGAAGTTTACAAGCAGCCGGATTAGAAATTACATCAATTAAAGATACAACACCAATCCCACATAATGGAGTGCGTCCACCAAAACGCCCAAGAGGTTAA
- a CDS encoding DNA-directed RNA polymerase subunit alpha → MKQFMRPEFTLLNEEKDRSYGKFMVEPLERGFGTTLGNAIRRTLLSATPGAAVFAIKLTGAAHEFTAIPGIVENVSRIILNIKQLVLSIDAKMYKDDEVVEIKLNSSTQGPITAGDLETPIGVEILNKDLHLATIAEGGVFDLVLFAKNSRGYKTFKENKKEKQLELGAITIDSNYSPIHKVAYHVEQTKIGRSIDLEKLTIEVVTDGSISPVEAIAIASKVLVAHLEFFVELNAQLEDIQIIGVEDEDEKELDRAIEDLDFTPRSLNCLKHASIDTLRELVSRTEDEIQEIRNLGRKSFKEIKDKVAQLQLSFKQI, encoded by the coding sequence ATGAAACAATTTATGAGACCGGAATTCACTCTTTTAAATGAAGAGAAAGATAGATCATACGGTAAATTTATGGTCGAACCGCTTGAAAGAGGTTTTGGAACAACACTTGGAAACGCAATTAGAAGAACTCTTCTATCAGCAACCCCTGGTGCTGCTGTGTTTGCAATTAAATTGACAGGTGCAGCTCATGAGTTTACTGCAATCCCTGGGATTGTGGAAAACGTTTCAAGAATTATTTTAAACATCAAACAATTAGTTTTATCAATTGATGCAAAAATGTATAAAGATGATGAAGTTGTCGAAATTAAACTTAATTCTTCAACTCAAGGTCCAATTACTGCTGGAGACTTAGAAACACCAATTGGTGTTGAAATTTTAAACAAAGATTTACATCTTGCAACAATTGCTGAAGGTGGAGTATTTGATTTAGTTTTATTTGCTAAGAACTCTCGTGGTTATAAAACATTTAAAGAAAACAAAAAAGAAAAACAATTAGAACTTGGCGCAATCACAATTGATTCAAATTATTCACCAATTCATAAAGTGGCTTATCACGTTGAACAAACAAAAATTGGACGTTCAATTGATTTAGAAAAATTAACAATTGAAGTTGTAACTGATGGATCAATTTCACCAGTTGAAGCAATTGCTATTGCTTCAAAAGTTTTAGTTGCACACTTAGAATTCTTTGTTGAATTAAATGCTCAATTAGAAGATATCCAAATTATTGGTGTTGAAGATGAAGACGAAAAAGAACTAGATCGTGCAATTGAAGATTTAGACTTTACACCAAGAAGTTTGAACTGTTTAAAACATGCCTCAATTGATACATTACGTGAATTAGTTTCTCGTACAGAAGATGAAATCCAAGAAATCAGAAACTTAGGACGTAAATCTTTCAAAGAAATTAAAGATAAAGTTGCTCAATTGCAATTAAGTTTTAAACAAATTTAA
- the rplQ gene encoding 50S ribosomal protein L17, which translates to MSYIQKRGKNTAWEQALMRNLTSEMILAERLQITEARAKELRRHVEKMITLGKRGDLHARRQAAAWLRDIESSKNQTALDKLFKDLAKKYKTRNGGYTRILKLDNRKGDNAPMVIIELV; encoded by the coding sequence ATGTCATACATTCAAAAACGTGGAAAAAATACAGCTTGAGAACAAGCTTTAATGCGTAATTTAACAAGTGAGATGATTCTTGCTGAACGTTTACAAATTACTGAAGCTCGTGCTAAAGAATTACGTCGTCATGTCGAAAAAATGATTACCTTAGGTAAACGTGGAGATTTACATGCGCGTAGACAAGCAGCTGCTTGATTAAGAGATATTGAATCTTCAAAAAACCAAACAGCTTTAGATAAATTATTTAAAGATTTAGCTAAAAAATACAAAACAAGAAATGGTGGATACACTAGAATTCTTAAATTAGATAACCGTAAAGGTGATAATGCACCAATGGTTATTATCGAATTAGTTTAA
- a CDS encoding RsmE family RNA methyltransferase, whose product MHYYFVDEKINKQFILKNANFNHAVNVVNLKVGEQIVCNYNNQSFLSKITLISSESVEVEIIKELPSTEFKIRTTAILGIIREQKWDYVLQKLTELGVGEIVPVVFKRSIVKIDPKSIEKKLARWGKICEDAAEQSHRSTTPIIHPPISNLKALEQYKSALNLVAWEDTNESSLKQAFKTDFDSISFVIGPEGGIDSQEIKTLEAMGFKTIGLGKRILRAETAPILLMSSLIYEKELS is encoded by the coding sequence ATGCATTATTATTTTGTCGACGAAAAAATTAACAAGCAGTTTATTTTGAAAAATGCCAATTTTAATCATGCTGTTAATGTTGTTAATTTAAAAGTGGGCGAACAAATCGTTTGCAACTACAACAATCAATCTTTCTTATCAAAAATAACCTTGATTTCAAGCGAAAGTGTTGAGGTTGAAATCATTAAAGAACTACCTTCAACAGAATTTAAAATCAGAACAACGGCGATTTTGGGCATTATTCGTGAACAAAAATGAGACTATGTGCTTCAAAAATTAACTGAATTAGGAGTGGGTGAAATTGTGCCTGTTGTTTTTAAAAGATCAATTGTGAAAATTGATCCAAAATCAATTGAAAAAAAACTTGCCCGTTGGGGCAAGATTTGTGAAGATGCAGCTGAACAATCACACCGTAGCACGACCCCAATTATTCACCCCCCAATCTCAAATTTAAAAGCGCTCGAACAATATAAATCTGCTTTAAATTTAGTTGCTTGAGAAGACACAAACGAAAGCTCGCTCAAACAAGCATTTAAAACGGATTTTGACTCAATTTCTTTTGTCATTGGACCTGAAGGTGGAATTGATTCCCAAGAAATCAAAACCCTTGAAGCAATGGGGTTTAAAACCATTGGTTTAGGCAAAAGAATTTTAAGAGCAGAGACAGCACCAATCTTGTTGATGAGCTCATTGATTTATGAAAAAGAACTTTCATAA